Genomic segment of Macellibacteroides fermentans:
CAGGGGACTCAAAAAAATGTAATTAATTATTTGCAGATTCTAAAAAAGTATTACTTTTGTGGCGTATAAAAAACGAAATGAAACAGATGAATAGTTTTAGCTTTACATATTCCTTTTATTACTTTTACTTTAGTAGGTGAAGGCAGGAATTTATATGTAAAGCATTGAAAAGAAAAATATATCAATAAAACATAGAGAGTCCTGCCGATTTGGTGGGACTTTTTTTTGTTATTAACACACAGGTAGAAAATGAGGAAAGTTGCAATACAAGGAATAGACGGATCCTATCATGACATAGCCGCCCGTAATTACTTTGAAGGTGAAGAGATCGAAATTATCGGATGTAAAACCTTCCGCGATGTAATTTCGGCCATCAAAAATGACCCGGATATCATTGGGCTTATGGCCATAGAAAACACCATCGCGGGAAGTTTACTTCAAAACCATGAACTGATCCGTGAAGGCGGACTGAGCATTGTAGGAGAATACAAACTGCGTATCTCCCATTCGCTGGTTGCCTTGCCGGGAAGTAAGCTGGAAGATATTGTAGAGATAAACTCACACCCGATCGCCTTGATGCAGTGTGCCGATTTTTTGGATACACTACCCAATGTAAAGGTGGTTGAAAAGGGAGACACGGCTATGAGTGCCCGGTGGATTTCGGAAAACAAGCTGACAGGTCACGCCGCCATTTGCGGAAAACTGGCCGCAGAGATCTACCACATGGAGATACTGGCCGAAGGAATCGAGACAAATAAACGAAATTTCACCCGCTTCCTTGTATTGGCCGACAGGTGGAATGTGGATGATCTGCTACGCGGTGTCCAAAAAAATAAATCGTCCATCGTTTTCGCTCTTCCTCACACTTCCGGCAGTCTGTCCAAAGTTCTCTCAGTCCTCTCTTTCTACGACATGAATCTTTCCAAAATACAATCCTTGCCGATCATCGGGCGCGAATGGGAATATCTTTTCTACATTGATCTTACTTTTACAGATTATACAAGATACAAACAGGCATTAGATGCCATCATTCCATTAACAAAAGACTTTAGAATATTAGGAGAATATGCAGAAGGAAAACAAAGTGTGTAATATAACACCGGCAAACCGGGTTCATAGTGTAAGCGAATACTACTTCTCCAAAAAACTGAAGGAGGTGGCTCAAATGAATGCCGAAGGTAAAAACGTAATTAATCTTGGTGTGGGAAGTCCGGATCTTCCTCCTTCACAGCAAGCGATTAATGTATTGTGCGACGAAGCGCATAAACCCGACACCCACGGATATCAGCCATATGTTGGCATTCCGGAGCTGCGTAAAGGATTTGCTTCATGGTATAAGACATGGTTTAACGTTACATTGGATCCGCAGACCGAAATTCAGCCTTTGATCGGGTCCAAAGAGGGAATACTCCATATCTCGCTGGCTTTTTTAAATCCGGGCGACGGAGTACTGGTTCCCAATCCGGGTTACCCTACTTATACGTCGGTCAGTAATCTGGTGGATGCAACCATAGTTCCTTACGAACTAAAGGAAGAAAACGGCTGGTATCCCGATTTCGATGCTCTGGAGAAAATGGATTTAAGCCGGGTTAAGCTGATGTGGATAAATTACCCCAACATGCCAACCGGAGCTGATGCGACAGTAGAGCTTTATCAAAAAATCGTTGATTTTGGCAAACGTCACAATATTATTATCTGCAACGACAATCCTTACAGTTTTGTATTGAATGAATCGCCGTTGAGTATTTTGAGTATTCCGGGAGCAAAAGATATCTGTATCGAGATGAATTCGATGAGTAAGGCTCATAATATGCCGGGATGGCGTATGGCGATGCTGGCAAGTAATGCCCAATTTGTAAACTGGATTCTGAAAGTAAAAAGTAATATCGATTCGGGGCAGTTCAAACCGATGCAGCTGGCTGCAGTTGAAGCGTTGAAAGCTCCTAAAGAATGGTACGACACAATGAATCGAACCTATCGCAAACGCCGTGATCTGGCAGGAAAGATAATGCAGGCACTGAATTGTAGCTACGACGAAAAGCAAGTAGGTCTGTTTCTATGGGGTAAGATTCCTACAAACTCCCTTGGGAGCGAGGCCATGGCAGATAAAGTGCTTTACGAAGCAAATGTATTTATTACCCCAGGCTTTATTTTTGGCAGCGGCGGGAATCGCCACATCCGAATTTCGCTTTGCTGCAAAGAGGAGATGTTGCAGGAGGCTTTAAACAGAATCAACAAATTACAAGCATAATATAAAAAAACAAATATATGGAAATGAAACTAGAATCAATCTTGCTTCCGGGGGTAAACGATGAACGTCCGTTGGTAATTGCGGGGCCGTGTAGTGCGGAAACCGAAGAACAGGTAATGGAAACTGCCAGATTACTGGCATCCAAGGGAGTAAAGATATTTCGTGCAGGGATATGGAAGCCTCGTACTAAACCCGGAGGTTTCGAAGGGGTTGGCGTAGAAGGGCTGGCCTGGCTGAAACGCGTTAAAAAAGAAACCGGGATGTATGTAGCAACTGAGGTTGCAACCCAACAGCACGTGTTCGAGGCTCTGAAAGCAGGAATCGATATGCTTTGGATTGGCGCACGTACTACTGTTAATCCTTTTGCAGTTCAAGAAATTGCCGACGCTCTGAAGGGAGTGGATATTCCGGTATTGATAAAAAACCCTGTAAATCCGGATTTAGAGTTATGGATTGGAGCTATCGAACGGATCTACGGAGCCGGTATACGTAAGATTGGAGCCATTCACCGTGGATTCAGCTCGTACGATAAGAAAATCTACCGCAACCTTCCTTTGTGGCACATCCCCATCGAACTGCGTCGCAGGATGCCGGATCTCCCAATCATTTGTGATCCCAGCCATATCGGAGGGAAGAGGGAACTGATCGCCCCGCTATGTCAGCAGGCGATGGACTTAAGTTTTGACGGTTTGATTGTTGAATCGCATTGTAATCCGGATTGTGCATGGAGCGATGCGTCACAGCAGGTAACCCCGGATGTGCTTGATTACGTTATAAACCTGTTGGTTATACGTGACGTAACACAGACAACCGAAAACCTGGCAGCTTTACGTAGTCAGATTGATACGATTGATGAACAACTGCTTGAACTTCTGGCAAAACGGATGCGTATTTCGAAAGAAATAGGTGTCTATAAAAAGGAACACAATATGCCTATTTTGCAGTCTCCCCGATACAGTGAAATTCTGGAAAAACGTTCGGCTATGGGTAAGACATTGGAGCTGAGTCCGGAATTTGTAAAGGAGATTTTAACTGAAATTCACGAAGAATCTGTTCGACAACAGATGATTATAATGAACGAACAAGCATGAAAATACTAATATTGGGTGCTGGAAAGATGGGATCTTTCTTCACCGACCTGCTTAGTTTCGACCATGATGTGGCCGTATTGGAAAAGGACCCAAAACGAATGCGTTTTATTTACAATGCGGTACGGATGAGTTCGCCTGAAGAGATCCGTGAGTTTGCTCCGGAACTGGTTATCAACTGTGTTTCATTAAATTACACCATTGATGCCTTTAAAGCGGTGCTTCCTTACCTGCAGCCTTACTGTATTATTTCAGATATTGCTTCGGTGAAGACTGGTCTGCAGGAGTTTTACCAGACCTGTGGTTTCCCTTATGTATCTACACACCCCATGTTTGGACCGACTTTTGCAAATCTGGGAAATTTAAGCAAGGAAAATACAATTATCATTGCCGAGAGTGATCACTTGGGAAAGGTCTTTTTCAAGGATCTGTATACCATGTTGAAGCTGAACATCTGCGAATACACTTTTGAAGAACACGACAAGGTGGTAGCCTATTCGCTGGGAATACCCTTTGCTTCTACTCTTGTATTTGCATCTATCATGAAGCATCAGGATGCTCCGGGTACAACGTTCAAACGGCATATGAAAATTGCTCACGGCTTATTGTCGGAAGACGATTATCTCTTAACTGAGATTTTATTTAACCCGCGAACCCCCAACCAGATTGAACGGATACAGGAGCAGCTGACTATCTTGCTCGATATTATAAATCGCAAAGATGCTGCAGCGATGAAAGAATTCCTGACCAGAGTCCGCAAAAATATTGAATAGATATTTACCTGAAAAATGCCGGTTGCCTAAAGGACCGGCATTTTTTATATAATTACCTGATTGAAAGCTCGTACGTTTTCTTTTGATTGTAAGTTTTTTTCTTAGATTTGCATCCATACTTAATAAAATTCCACATGTTCAAAAAAAGCTCTGCACTCATTTATATCATTCTTGCCGTAAGTTTGATTTGTCTGTTCCCTTCTTCCGCAACTGCGCAAATTAGTGAAGGAGGCTTACCGCCAAGTTTTGGTTACACCAATCTGCTTAAAAGCGGTTCGTCTGCCGTGGATATACCTGTAACCTTTAGTGTGGAAGACCTTAAAACAGTGGATGCATGGAATGTATCGCAAGGAGCTCCTTTGAAAGTAGCTACGCTCATTCCGGTTCAACTATCAATCGAAAATTCCGGGAATTGGATCTCATTACCCGGAGGTGAACAAATATGGCAGTTAAAGATACAAGCAAAAGACGCCATTGCTATAAATCTTTATTACAATGATTTTTATATTCCTGAAGGAGGCAAGCTGTTTATATACAATGCAGATCATACTCAAATTATAGGTGCTTATACACACGAAACCCATCCCAAAGGGGGAAGGTTTGCGACCGAATTTGTAGCTGGCGACGATATTATTCTGGAATACCTGGCTCCTGATTCGGGAGAAAAGGCCCGTATCAGCATTGAAGAAGTGGGATATGGATATAATCACCTGAGTGTTGTACTTACTCCGAGAGCTACCGGAGAAGGGGCTTCTGGCAGCTGCAACGTCAACATTAATTGTTCTGAAGGTAATGACTGGCAAGATGAGAAAAATGGAGTTTGTCAGCTTGTGATGAAAAATGGCTCTTCCACTTACATCTGCTCTGGAGCATTGGTTAATAATACGGCAGTCGATTTTAAGCCTTACATCCTTTCGGCTTATCACTGCCTGATTCCCAACGACAAAGAGGCAAGCGTATCGGATCTTAACCAGTGGATTTTTTATTTTCATTACGAAGAGGCTGGATGTAATAATGCATCCGGTGCAACCCTCATACGTAAATCAATGGTAGGTTGTACTAAAAAAGCAACCACCCCTATTGATGGTGGATCCGACGGTATGCTGTTATTGATTAACAATGAGATCCCAGACAATTATAATGTGTATTACAACGGTTGGGATAAAGGCGTAACTGCTGCCACGTCGGGTGTTGGCATTCATCATCCTGCAGGTGATGCAATGAAAATATCCACCTTCACCAAGCCTGCATCGGGTTATACATGGAATGGATCGGACACGACAAAGGGAATGACTAACGCCCACTGGAATGTAGTTTTTGCTCAAACAGCCAATGGACATGGCATTACCGAAGGTGGATCTTCCGGATCACCGCTATTTAATCAAGAAAGTAGGATTGTGGGGACATTGACCGGAGGGAATTCTTCATGCACGGATCTGACCGGTTTGAATCTTTATGGTAAATTATCCGTTCACTGGAATGGCTTCAGCACAGCCGACACTGCACGGATGGACATCTACTTAAATCCAAACAATCAAGATGTTAATACATTGAATGGCAGATACCGGTCTACGCCTAAAGCTGGTCCAGAAAATGTGTCCGTTAATTATAACAATGTAGCCTCTACTGTAACAATCAACTGGTCGGCACCTTTGTCTGCATCTGGACTTACTGGATATAAGATATACAGGAATAACAATGTATTAGCCACTACATCCTCTTCTG
This window contains:
- a CDS encoding prephenate dehydratase, translating into MRKVAIQGIDGSYHDIAARNYFEGEEIEIIGCKTFRDVISAIKNDPDIIGLMAIENTIAGSLLQNHELIREGGLSIVGEYKLRISHSLVALPGSKLEDIVEINSHPIALMQCADFLDTLPNVKVVEKGDTAMSARWISENKLTGHAAICGKLAAEIYHMEILAEGIETNKRNFTRFLVLADRWNVDDLLRGVQKNKSSIVFALPHTSGSLSKVLSVLSFYDMNLSKIQSLPIIGREWEYLFYIDLTFTDYTRYKQALDAIIPLTKDFRILGEYAEGKQSV
- a CDS encoding pyridoxal phosphate-dependent aminotransferase → MQKENKVCNITPANRVHSVSEYYFSKKLKEVAQMNAEGKNVINLGVGSPDLPPSQQAINVLCDEAHKPDTHGYQPYVGIPELRKGFASWYKTWFNVTLDPQTEIQPLIGSKEGILHISLAFLNPGDGVLVPNPGYPTYTSVSNLVDATIVPYELKEENGWYPDFDALEKMDLSRVKLMWINYPNMPTGADATVELYQKIVDFGKRHNIIICNDNPYSFVLNESPLSILSIPGAKDICIEMNSMSKAHNMPGWRMAMLASNAQFVNWILKVKSNIDSGQFKPMQLAAVEALKAPKEWYDTMNRTYRKRRDLAGKIMQALNCSYDEKQVGLFLWGKIPTNSLGSEAMADKVLYEANVFITPGFIFGSGGNRHIRISLCCKEEMLQEALNRINKLQA
- a CDS encoding bifunctional 3-deoxy-7-phosphoheptulonate synthase/chorismate mutase type II, with amino-acid sequence MEMKLESILLPGVNDERPLVIAGPCSAETEEQVMETARLLASKGVKIFRAGIWKPRTKPGGFEGVGVEGLAWLKRVKKETGMYVATEVATQQHVFEALKAGIDMLWIGARTTVNPFAVQEIADALKGVDIPVLIKNPVNPDLELWIGAIERIYGAGIRKIGAIHRGFSSYDKKIYRNLPLWHIPIELRRRMPDLPIICDPSHIGGKRELIAPLCQQAMDLSFDGLIVESHCNPDCAWSDASQQVTPDVLDYVINLLVIRDVTQTTENLAALRSQIDTIDEQLLELLAKRMRISKEIGVYKKEHNMPILQSPRYSEILEKRSAMGKTLELSPEFVKEILTEIHEESVRQQMIIMNEQA
- a CDS encoding prephenate dehydrogenase — its product is MKILILGAGKMGSFFTDLLSFDHDVAVLEKDPKRMRFIYNAVRMSSPEEIREFAPELVINCVSLNYTIDAFKAVLPYLQPYCIISDIASVKTGLQEFYQTCGFPYVSTHPMFGPTFANLGNLSKENTIIIAESDHLGKVFFKDLYTMLKLNICEYTFEEHDKVVAYSLGIPFASTLVFASIMKHQDAPGTTFKRHMKIAHGLLSEDDYLLTEILFNPRTPNQIERIQEQLTILLDIINRKDAAAMKEFLTRVRKNIE
- a CDS encoding T9SS type A sorting domain-containing protein yields the protein MFKKSSALIYIILAVSLICLFPSSATAQISEGGLPPSFGYTNLLKSGSSAVDIPVTFSVEDLKTVDAWNVSQGAPLKVATLIPVQLSIENSGNWISLPGGEQIWQLKIQAKDAIAINLYYNDFYIPEGGKLFIYNADHTQIIGAYTHETHPKGGRFATEFVAGDDIILEYLAPDSGEKARISIEEVGYGYNHLSVVLTPRATGEGASGSCNVNINCSEGNDWQDEKNGVCQLVMKNGSSTYICSGALVNNTAVDFKPYILSAYHCLIPNDKEASVSDLNQWIFYFHYEEAGCNNASGATLIRKSMVGCTKKATTPIDGGSDGMLLLINNEIPDNYNVYYNGWDKGVTAATSGVGIHHPAGDAMKISTFTKPASGYTWNGSDTTKGMTNAHWNVVFAQTANGHGITEGGSSGSPLFNQESRIVGTLTGGNSSCTDLTGLNLYGKLSVHWNGFSTADTARMDIYLNPNNQDVNTLNGRYRSTPKAGPENVSVNYNNVASTVTINWSAPLSASGLTGYKIYRNNNVLATTSSSVLTYTDNSLPQGNVFYSVTATYTGGFESFPVGNSVDIITHMPPSSITAVQSGYNVTISWTAPSVTSNVTGYKIYRNGNLLASKTGTNHTDINPGEGFQTYTITTTYNDGSSSKEIGKKLYVFGFKSPVDFTAQQEVKDVNLTWNAPLYEQTIQWGTTKYAWGIEANNAAPFFFGQTWGKTDIAPLNKKLIKAVSYVPTGITPVYAIYIAQGARKYYQHIGSVTSEQVNKLQTVYLTTPFVIDGNNQLYVTIKAFNYQGADYPAASDEGPAVDNRGNIFTTDSTIWTKLPADYNYNFIVRALVSSEEGVITQSLDEANLVKELATSTDLRTLKISEATPLATEYDVRAYAPLSFPVITGYNLYRNNIRLNSSALTGNSYKDLLVGQGSHYYSVNTLYNAIESDPANQSITIVYTGVETPQASDPKVYPSPFYNQLNIDNGHTIDRIEIVSAEGKLVRNLAKPGTVINTESLVPGYYIIRLYQNNKITVVKAIKR